Proteins co-encoded in one Streptococcus parauberis NCFD 2020 genomic window:
- a CDS encoding phosphoglycerate kinase, with protein sequence MAKMTVKDIDLKGKKVLVRVDFNVPLKDGVITNDNRISAALPTIKYIVENGGRAILFSHLGRVKEEADKEGKSLAPVAKNLAEKLGQDVIFPGSTRGEELEKAIEALEDGQVLLVENTRFEDVDGKKESKNDPELGKYWASLGDGIFVNDAFGTAHRAHSSNVGISANVEKAVAGFLLENEIAYIKEAVETPERPFIAILGGSKVSDKIGVIENLLDKADKVLIGGGMTYTFYKAQGIEIGNSLVEEDKLDIAKELLEKSNGKLILPVDSKEANAFADYTEVHDTDGEAISEGFLGLDIGPKSIVEFEKALEGAKTVVWNGPMGVFENPDFQAGTIGVMDAIVKQPGVKSIIGGGDSAAAAINLGRAEKFSWISTGGGASMELLEGKELPGLSALTEK encoded by the coding sequence ATGGCTAAAATGACTGTAAAAGACATCGACTTAAAAGGGAAAAAAGTCCTTGTACGTGTTGATTTTAATGTTCCTTTAAAAGATGGTGTTATCACAAATGATAACCGTATCTCTGCAGCACTTCCAACAATTAAATATATTGTTGAAAACGGTGGTCGTGCAATTTTATTCTCTCACCTTGGACGTGTTAAAGAAGAAGCAGATAAAGAAGGCAAATCACTTGCACCGGTAGCTAAGAACTTAGCTGAAAAGCTTGGTCAAGATGTTATTTTCCCAGGTTCAACACGTGGTGAAGAACTTGAAAAAGCTATTGAAGCTCTTGAAGATGGACAAGTTTTACTTGTTGAAAATACACGTTTTGAAGATGTTGACGGCAAAAAAGAATCAAAAAATGATCCTGAACTAGGGAAATATTGGGCATCACTTGGAGATGGTATTTTTGTAAATGATGCTTTCGGTACAGCACACCGTGCTCATTCTTCAAACGTTGGTATCTCTGCTAATGTAGAAAAAGCTGTTGCTGGTTTCTTACTTGAAAATGAGATTGCATACATTAAAGAAGCTGTTGAAACTCCAGAACGTCCTTTTATAGCTATTCTTGGTGGTTCAAAAGTTTCAGATAAAATTGGTGTTATTGAAAACTTACTTGATAAAGCTGATAAAGTCCTTATCGGTGGTGGTATGACATACACATTCTACAAAGCTCAAGGTATTGAAATTGGGAACTCACTTGTAGAAGAAGATAAACTCGATATTGCGAAAGAACTACTTGAAAAATCAAATGGTAAATTAATCCTTCCAGTTGACTCTAAAGAAGCTAATGCTTTTGCTGATTACACTGAAGTTCACGATACTGATGGTGAAGCAATTTCAGAAGGTTTCCTTGGTTTGGATATCGGTCCTAAATCAATTGTTGAATTTGAAAAAGCCCTTGAAGGTGCTAAAACAGTTGTATGGAATGGTCCAATGGGTGTATTTGAAAACCCAGACTTCCAAGCAGGAACAATCGGTGTTATGGATGCCATTGTTAAACAACCAGGTGTTAAATCTATCATCGGTGGTGGTGATTCAGCAGCAGCAGCAATTAACCTAGGCCGTGCAGAAAAATTTTCATGGATCTCAACAGGTGGTGGAGCATCTATGGAATTATTAGAAGGTAAAGAGTTACCAGGGTTATCTGCATTAACAGAGAAATAA
- the gap gene encoding type I glyceraldehyde-3-phosphate dehydrogenase has translation MVVKVGINGFGRIGRLAFRRIQNVEGVEVTRINDLTDPNMLAHLLKYDTTQGRFDGTVEVKDGGFDVNGKFIKVSAEKDPEQIDWATDGVEIVLEATGFFAKKAAAEKHLHENGAKKVVITAPGGDDVKTVVFNTNHDILDGTETVISGASCTTNCLAPMAKALQDNFGVKQGLMTTIHAYTGDQMLLDGPHRGGDLRRARAGANNIVPNSTGAAKAIGLVIPELNGKLDGAAQRVPVPTGSVTELVAVLNKETSVEEINSVMKAAANDSYGYTEDPIVSSDIVGMSFGSLFDATQTKVQTVDGNQLVKVVSWYDNEMSYTAQLVRTLEYFAKIAK, from the coding sequence ATGGTAGTTAAAGTTGGTATTAACGGTTTTGGCCGTATCGGACGTCTTGCTTTCCGTCGTATTCAAAATGTAGAAGGTGTTGAAGTTACTCGCATCAACGACCTTACAGATCCAAATATGCTTGCACACTTGTTAAAATACGATACAACTCAAGGTCGTTTTGACGGTACTGTAGAAGTTAAAGATGGTGGATTTGACGTTAACGGAAAATTCATTAAAGTTTCTGCTGAAAAAGATCCAGAACAAATTGACTGGGCAACTGACGGTGTTGAAATCGTTCTTGAAGCAACTGGTTTCTTTGCTAAAAAAGCAGCTGCTGAAAAACATTTACATGAAAATGGTGCTAAAAAAGTTGTTATCACTGCTCCTGGTGGAGATGACGTGAAAACAGTTGTATTTAACACTAACCATGATATCCTTGATGGAACTGAAACAGTTATTTCAGGTGCTTCATGTACTACAAACTGTTTAGCTCCAATGGCTAAAGCTTTACAAGATAACTTTGGCGTAAAACAAGGTTTAATGACTACAATCCACGCTTACACTGGTGATCAAATGCTTCTTGATGGACCTCACCGTGGTGGTGACTTACGTCGTGCCCGTGCTGGTGCTAACAATATTGTTCCTAACTCAACTGGTGCTGCTAAAGCAATCGGTCTTGTTATCCCTGAATTAAATGGTAAACTTGACGGTGCTGCACAACGTGTACCAGTTCCAACAGGTTCAGTAACAGAATTAGTAGCAGTTCTTAATAAAGAAACTTCAGTAGAAGAAATTAACTCAGTAATGAAAGCTGCAGCTAATGATTCGTATGGTTACACTGAAGATCCAATCGTATCATCTGATATCGTTGGTATGTCTTTCGGTTCATTATTCGATGCTACTCAAACTAAAGTACAAACTGTTGATGGAAATCAATTAGTTAAAGTTGTTTCATGGTATGACAATGAAATGTCTTACACTGCTCAACTTGTTCGTACACTTGAGTACTTCGCAAAAATTGCTAAATAA
- the fusA gene encoding elongation factor G: protein MAREFSLEKTRNIGIMAHVDAGKTTTTERILYYTGKIHKIGETHEGASQMDWMEQEQERGITITSAATTAQWDGHRVNIIDTPGHVDFTIEVQRSLRVLDGAVTVLDAQSGVEPQTETVWRQATEYGVPRIVFANKMDKIGADFLYSVSTLHDRLQANAHPIQLPIGAEDDFTGIIDLIKMKAEVYSNDLGTDILEEDIPADYLEQAQEYREKLVEAVAETDEELMMKYLEGEEITNEELMAAIRTATINVEFFPVMCGSAFKNKGVQMMLDAVIDYLPSPLDIPAIKGINPDTEEEETRPASDEEPFAALAFKIMTDPFVGRLTFFRVYSGVLQSGSYVMNTSKGKRERIGRILQMHANTRKEIEVVYSGDIAAAVGLKNTTTGDSLTDEKSKVVLESIEVPEPVIQLMVEPKSKADQDKMGVALQKLAEEDPTFRVETNVETGETVIAGMGELHLDVLVDRMRREFKVEANVGAPQVSYRETFRSATNARGFFKRQSGGKGQFGDVWIEFTPNEEGKGFEFENAIVGGVVPREFIPAVEKGLVESMSNGVLAGYPIVDVKAKLYDGSYHDVDSSETAFKIAASLALKEAAKSASPAILEPMMLVTITAPEDNLGDVMGHVTARRGRVDGMEARGNVQVVRAFVPLAEMFGYATILRSATQGRGTFMMVFDHYEDVPKSVQEEIIKKNRGE, encoded by the coding sequence ATGGCTCGCGAATTTTCACTTGAAAAAACTCGTAATATCGGTATCATGGCTCACGTTGATGCTGGTAAAACAACAACTACAGAGCGTATCCTTTATTACACTGGTAAAATTCATAAAATCGGTGAAACACATGAAGGTGCTTCTCAAATGGACTGGATGGAACAAGAACAAGAACGCGGTATCACAATCACATCTGCAGCAACAACTGCACAATGGGATGGTCATCGTGTAAATATCATCGATACACCAGGACACGTGGACTTTACAATTGAAGTTCAACGTTCACTTCGTGTACTTGATGGAGCTGTTACAGTTCTTGATGCTCAATCAGGTGTTGAACCTCAAACTGAAACTGTTTGGCGTCAAGCTACTGAATATGGAGTTCCACGTATCGTTTTTGCTAACAAAATGGATAAGATCGGTGCTGACTTCCTTTACTCAGTAAGTACATTACATGATAGACTTCAAGCAAATGCACATCCAATTCAATTACCAATTGGTGCAGAAGATGACTTCACGGGAATTATTGACTTAATCAAAATGAAAGCTGAAGTTTATTCTAATGACCTTGGTACTGATATTCTTGAAGAAGATATTCCAGCTGACTATTTAGAACAAGCACAAGAATACCGCGAAAAATTAGTTGAAGCAGTTGCAGAAACTGATGAAGAATTAATGATGAAATACCTTGAAGGTGAAGAAATCACTAATGAAGAATTGATGGCAGCTATTCGTACTGCTACAATTAACGTTGAATTCTTCCCAGTTATGTGTGGATCAGCCTTTAAAAATAAAGGTGTTCAAATGATGCTTGACGCAGTTATCGACTACTTACCAAGCCCACTTGATATCCCTGCAATCAAAGGTATCAATCCTGATACTGAAGAAGAAGAAACTCGTCCTGCGTCAGATGAAGAGCCATTCGCAGCGCTTGCGTTTAAAATCATGACTGACCCATTTGTAGGTCGTCTAACTTTCTTCCGTGTTTACTCAGGTGTTCTTCAAAGTGGTTCATACGTTATGAATACTTCAAAAGGCAAGCGTGAACGTATTGGACGTATTCTACAAATGCATGCTAATACTCGTAAAGAAATTGAAGTAGTTTACTCTGGTGATATCGCTGCGGCAGTTGGTTTGAAAAATACAACTACTGGTGATTCATTAACTGATGAAAAATCAAAAGTTGTTCTTGAATCTATTGAAGTTCCAGAACCAGTTATCCAATTAATGGTTGAACCAAAATCTAAAGCAGATCAAGACAAGATGGGTGTTGCCCTTCAAAAACTTGCTGAAGAAGATCCAACATTCCGCGTTGAAACAAACGTAGAAACTGGTGAAACTGTTATTGCTGGTATGGGTGAGCTTCACCTTGATGTCCTTGTTGACCGTATGCGTCGTGAATTCAAAGTTGAAGCAAACGTTGGTGCTCCTCAAGTATCATACCGTGAAACATTCCGTTCAGCTACAAACGCTCGTGGTTTCTTCAAACGCCAATCAGGTGGTAAAGGACAATTTGGTGATGTCTGGATTGAATTTACACCTAATGAAGAAGGTAAAGGATTCGAGTTTGAAAATGCTATCGTTGGTGGTGTTGTCCCTCGTGAATTTATCCCAGCTGTTGAAAAAGGTCTTGTTGAATCAATGTCTAACGGTGTTCTTGCTGGATACCCAATCGTAGACGTTAAAGCTAAACTTTATGATGGATCATACCATGATGTCGATTCATCAGAAACTGCTTTTAAAATTGCAGCATCTCTTGCACTTAAAGAAGCAGCTAAATCAGCTAGCCCAGCTATCCTTGAACCAATGATGCTTGTTACTATTACAGCTCCAGAAGATAATCTTGGAGATGTTATGGGACATGTTACAGCTCGTCGTGGACGTGTTGACGGTATGGAAGCTCGCGGAAATGTACAAGTTGTTCGTGCATTTGTTCCACTTGCTGAAATGTTTGGTTATGCAACAATTCTTCGTTCTGCAACTCAAGGACGTGGTACATTTATGATGGTATTTGACCATTATGAAGATGTTCCTAAATCAGTTCAAGAAGAAATTATCAAAAAAAATCGTGGTGAATAA
- the rpsG gene encoding 30S ribosomal protein S7, producing MSRKNQAPKREVLPDPLYNSKIVTRLINRVMLDGKRGTAATIVYDAFEAIKESTGTDALEVFETAMDNIMPVLEVRARRVGGSNYQVPVEVRPERRTTLGLRWLVNASRSRGEHTMKDRLAKEIMDAANNTGASVKKREDTHKMAEANRAFAHFRW from the coding sequence ATGAGTCGTAAAAATCAAGCGCCTAAACGCGAAGTATTACCAGATCCATTGTATAACTCAAAAATCGTAACACGTCTTATCAACCGTGTTATGCTTGATGGTAAACGTGGTACTGCTGCAACTATCGTCTATGATGCTTTTGAAGCAATCAAAGAATCTACTGGAACAGATGCTCTTGAAGTGTTTGAAACAGCTATGGACAACATTATGCCTGTACTTGAAGTACGCGCACGTCGTGTTGGTGGATCAAACTACCAAGTCCCAGTTGAAGTTCGTCCAGAACGTCGTACTACTTTAGGATTACGTTGGTTAGTAAATGCATCACGTTCTCGTGGTGAACATACTATGAAAGATCGTCTTGCTAAAGAAATCATGGATGCTGCAAACAACACTGGTGCATCAGTTAAAAAACGTGAAGATACTCACAAAATGGCTGAAGCTAACCGTGCATTTGCTCACTTCCGTTGGTAG
- the rpsL gene encoding 30S ribosomal protein S12, whose amino-acid sequence MPTINQLVRKPRKSKVEKSDSPALNIGYNSHKKVHTKISAPQKRGVATRVGTMTPKKPNSALRKFARVRLSNLIEVTAYIPGIGHNLQEHSVVLIRGGRVKDLPGVRYHIVRGALDTAGVADRKQGRSKYGAKRPKG is encoded by the coding sequence ATGCCTACAATTAACCAGTTGGTACGTAAACCTCGTAAATCTAAAGTTGAAAAATCAGATTCACCAGCTTTAAACATCGGTTACAACAGCCACAAAAAAGTTCACACTAAAATTTCTGCACCACAAAAACGTGGTGTTGCAACTCGTGTTGGAACAATGACACCTAAAAAACCTAACTCTGCCCTTCGTAAATTCGCTCGTGTACGTTTGAGCAATCTTATTGAAGTTACTGCATACATCCCAGGTATCGGTCACAACTTGCAAGAGCATAGTGTGGTACTTATCCGTGGTGGACGTGTAAAAGACCTTCCAGGGGTACGTTACCATATCGTTCGTGGTGCACTTGATACTGCAGGTGTTGCTGATCGTAAACAAGGCCGTTCTAAATACGGTGCTAAACGTCCTAAAGGATAA
- a CDS encoding SEC10/PgrA surface exclusion domain-containing protein — protein sequence MELENGKTNHIKTTIALTSTIALLGAGVGVSHQVQADDLSPTGAENSNNESPLLPTTATVADATAAVKTAETQLASQQNELIAVNKDIKNSSLEVSDLKTEIVAQEKAVEVAQETLTTVSTSNDAEFEKLVTENQVKLAETNKALSQAQTSAQTVSSDVQKQTQVVATQSEAAKTLVKEAESADKAVADLTKVVNQPEMIASQVKDAQNTVKIAASDLTKAQTNLATVKQETKTALTTSLASNKTALTAKQAELNAAQSQTSTKTVNIAGENTFVLPSSYPFAELKRLADSGYIGSWSYISAFNKLESAISSKARAGMTLNSYKNIAKDLNRQVDLDNLSLDVQNELALFTAQMLNSVRSQLNLSKIEVTEGSQQFARLVTTQYKATHGSTIPYFSYGQVGAGGHTGIGPHDRTIIESSATRVGLKANDDNMYENFGMFDDLPTVNGIKRSIYNTLKYMLFTDDLHGNTWGHAVNFLRTDKANASNPIYLGFSTESVGGLDTHFLLIPKSNIQNKTLFSTKAVSAGKTTINNSAKIQSLKSGISSIKGNITTIEKRLNNLSAEEAVKTAQAQVIKFNTKLSAAKQSLAKLEAQAIQAKKSKDGLQIQLALAKTIQADVKAKLDETLVSLNSAKRSLKTLETKLVQAAAQVTSLVDKKVNLAKMLELKQNPKRVELAKEALAQAKKDLAETNAKLIVSNKVLVDLFDTRTQLQDAIKLSEKQISLLKAIVNTKGDESKVQKPTKVQTPVVHGGESGSSIAAKPIEYNEKDSSVLTSADITKEKISDTSEKDQINSETERMSASTSLIAQKTEQEIAEIKAVITEKIATATSTVIAETNKVLTNEANKIAQGVVEVVPETMPAQSILNKVAKSVSENNNSESSNYGSTTVSKVTAASDESTKRAVKAGIVMLTAVGLTGFKLRKQGKK from the coding sequence ATGGAATTGGAAAACGGGAAAACAAACCACATTAAAACCACAATTGCTTTAACATCAACAATTGCATTGCTAGGGGCTGGTGTTGGGGTTTCACATCAAGTACAGGCTGATGACTTATCACCAACCGGAGCTGAAAACTCAAATAATGAATCCCCTTTATTACCAACTACTGCAACGGTTGCTGATGCCACTGCAGCAGTGAAAACTGCGGAGACACAATTAGCTAGTCAACAAAATGAACTTATTGCAGTTAATAAAGATATCAAAAATTCAAGCCTTGAAGTTTCAGATTTGAAAACAGAAATTGTAGCTCAAGAAAAAGCTGTAGAAGTTGCTCAAGAAACTTTAACTACAGTCTCTACTTCAAATGATGCAGAATTTGAAAAACTTGTAACTGAAAACCAAGTTAAACTAGCTGAAACTAATAAAGCTCTAAGTCAAGCACAAACAAGTGCACAAACAGTAAGCTCTGACGTTCAAAAGCAAACTCAAGTTGTTGCGACTCAAAGTGAAGCAGCTAAAACGCTCGTTAAAGAAGCAGAATCTGCTGATAAAGCTGTAGCAGATTTGACGAAAGTTGTTAATCAACCTGAAATGATTGCATCACAAGTTAAAGATGCTCAAAACACAGTTAAAATTGCAGCATCAGACTTAACAAAAGCACAGACTAATTTAGCAACAGTTAAGCAAGAAACTAAGACTGCATTAACAACAAGTCTCGCTTCTAACAAGACAGCTCTTACTGCAAAACAAGCAGAACTAAATGCTGCTCAATCACAAACTTCTACAAAGACAGTTAATATTGCTGGTGAAAATACATTTGTATTGCCATCAAGCTACCCATTTGCAGAATTAAAACGTTTAGCGGATAGTGGATATATTGGTTCATGGAGCTATATTTCAGCTTTTAATAAACTTGAAAGTGCTATCAGTTCAAAAGCTCGCGCTGGAATGACTCTAAATAGCTATAAAAATATTGCTAAAGATTTAAATCGCCAAGTTGATTTAGACAACTTATCTCTAGATGTCCAAAATGAGTTAGCTTTATTTACAGCTCAAATGTTAAATTCTGTTCGTTCGCAATTGAACTTGTCTAAAATTGAAGTAACTGAAGGATCACAACAATTTGCTCGTCTAGTTACAACTCAATATAAAGCAACTCACGGTTCAACAATTCCATACTTTTCTTATGGTCAAGTTGGTGCTGGAGGACACACCGGAATTGGCCCGCATGACCGCACAATCATTGAAAGCTCGGCAACTCGTGTTGGTTTGAAAGCTAATGATGATAACATGTATGAAAATTTTGGTATGTTTGATGATCTTCCTACTGTTAATGGTATTAAGAGAAGTATTTACAACACTCTTAAGTATATGTTGTTCACCGATGACTTACATGGCAATACTTGGGGACATGCGGTTAACTTTCTACGTACTGACAAAGCGAATGCAAGTAATCCTATTTATCTTGGTTTCTCAACAGAATCTGTTGGTGGCTTAGATACGCATTTCCTATTAATTCCAAAATCAAATATTCAAAATAAAACTTTATTTAGTACCAAAGCTGTTTCTGCTGGTAAGACAACAATTAATAATTCAGCAAAAATTCAAAGTTTGAAATCGGGTATTTCTTCTATTAAGGGGAATATTACTACTATTGAAAAACGTTTGAATAATCTTTCGGCTGAAGAAGCTGTTAAAACAGCTCAAGCACAGGTAATTAAATTTAATACTAAACTATCTGCAGCAAAACAAAGTCTTGCTAAACTTGAAGCACAAGCAATCCAAGCCAAGAAATCTAAAGATGGCTTGCAAATTCAACTAGCGTTAGCTAAGACTATTCAAGCAGATGTAAAAGCAAAACTTGACGAAACTCTTGTTAGTTTAAATAGCGCTAAGCGTTCACTTAAAACACTTGAAACAAAACTTGTGCAAGCAGCAGCACAGGTTACAAGTTTAGTTGATAAAAAAGTAAACTTGGCAAAAATGCTTGAATTAAAACAAAATCCAAAGCGTGTTGAGTTAGCAAAAGAAGCACTTGCTCAAGCCAAGAAGGATTTAGCTGAAACAAATGCCAAGTTAATTGTAAGTAACAAAGTACTAGTTGATTTGTTCGATACTAGAACTCAGCTTCAAGATGCAATTAAGTTATCTGAAAAACAAATTTCTCTTTTGAAAGCAATTGTTAATACAAAAGGTGACGAAAGTAAAGTACAGAAACCTACTAAAGTACAAACACCAGTAGTTCACGGTGGAGAATCAGGTTCATCTATTGCTGCTAAACCAATCGAGTACAATGAGAAAGATTCGTCAGTTCTTACATCAGCTGATATTACTAAAGAAAAAATCAGTGATACAAGTGAGAAAGACCAAATTAATTCTGAAACTGAACGTATGTCTGCAAGTACAAGTTTAATTGCACAAAAAACGGAACAAGAAATTGCTGAAATTAAGGCAGTTATTACTGAAAAAATTGCTACTGCAACATCAACTGTTATTGCGGAAACTAACAAAGTTTTAACAAATGAAGCTAATAAGATTGCTCAAGGGGTTGTTGAAGTTGTTCCGGAAACAATGCCAGCTCAAAGTATCTTAAACAAAGTTGCTAAGAGTGTTAGCGAAAATAATAATTCAGAGTCTTCTAACTATGGTTCAACTACTGTAAGTAAAGTGACGGCAGCAAGTGATGAAAGCACAAAACGAGCTGTCAAAGCTGGTATCGTTATGCTTACGGCAGTCGGTTTAACTGGATTTAAACTCAGAAAACAAGGCAAAAAATAA
- the purR gene encoding pur operon repressor, whose amino-acid sequence MKLRRSERMVVISNYLINNPYKLTSLNTFAIKYEAAKSSISEDIAIIKKAFEEANIGEIETLTGASGGVIFTPTISKEEAIAIVEDLCQQLSENNRILPGGYIYLSDILSTPKTLQNIGRIIANAFRGQKVDAVMTVATKGVPLANAVANILNVPFVIVRRDLKITEGSTVSVNYASASSDRIEKMFLSKRSLQPNSRVLIVDDFLKGGGTITGMISLLTEFDSTLVGVAVFAENAQEEREQMAYKSLLKVSEIDVKNNNVVVELGNIFD is encoded by the coding sequence ATGAAATTAAGACGTAGTGAACGTATGGTTGTCATTTCAAATTATCTGATAAACAACCCTTATAAATTAACAAGTTTAAATACATTTGCAATAAAATATGAAGCAGCAAAATCATCAATTTCTGAAGATATAGCAATTATAAAAAAAGCCTTTGAAGAGGCTAATATTGGAGAAATAGAAACACTAACTGGTGCTAGTGGAGGAGTTATCTTTACACCGACTATTTCTAAAGAAGAAGCAATTGCCATCGTGGAAGACTTATGTCAACAGTTATCAGAAAATAATAGAATCCTTCCAGGAGGCTACATTTACTTATCTGATATTCTAAGTACACCCAAGACTTTGCAAAATATTGGGCGTATTATTGCGAACGCTTTTAGAGGTCAAAAAGTTGATGCAGTTATGACTGTAGCAACTAAAGGTGTGCCTTTAGCAAATGCTGTTGCCAACATTTTGAATGTGCCTTTTGTAATTGTTCGACGTGATTTGAAAATTACGGAAGGGTCAACAGTATCAGTCAATTATGCCAGTGCATCTAGTGACCGCATTGAAAAAATGTTTCTGTCAAAGAGAAGTTTACAACCGAATAGCCGTGTTTTAATTGTGGACGACTTCTTAAAAGGTGGCGGTACAATTACAGGTATGATTAGTCTATTGACAGAATTCGACAGTACTTTAGTAGGTGTAGCTGTCTTTGCTGAAAATGCGCAAGAAGAGAGAGAACAAATGGCTTACAAGTCATTGTTAAAAGTATCTGAAATAGATGTCAAAAACAACAACGTCGTTGTTGAACTAGGGAATATCTTTGATTAA
- a CDS encoding KTSC domain-containing protein, whose product MKREKIPSQLVESIGWENEIVEIQFLNGYIHRFQDIPKIYFDELMLNITDEKIHDFATNNAGSRVRKERR is encoded by the coding sequence GTGAAAAGAGAAAAAATACCCTCTCAACTTGTTGAAAGTATAGGTTGGGAAAATGAAATTGTTGAGATACAGTTTTTAAATGGATACATTCATCGTTTTCAAGATATTCCCAAAATTTATTTTGATGAGTTAATGCTAAATATTACTGACGAAAAGATACATGATTTTGCAACAAATAATGCAGGTTCAAGAGTTAGAAAAGAAAGACGCTAA
- a CDS encoding 3'-5' exoribonuclease YhaM family protein: MKISQMKKDQLFDGFYLIKSAEVRKTRAGKDFIAFTFQDDSGEISGNLWDAQTYNVEEFVAGKIVYMKGRREVYNGTPQVNQISLRKTREGEPNDPKDFKEKAPVSASEVKDYLEQMLFKIENATWQRIVRALYRKYDKEFYTYPAAKTNHHAFEAGLAYHTATMVRLADSIGDIYPDLNKSLLFAGIMLHDLAKVIELTGPDHTEYTIRGNLIGHISLINEEITKVLADLNIDDTKEEVIVLRHLILSHHGQLEYGSPVRPRILEAEILHMIDNIDANMMMMTTALNRVSEGEMTNKIFAMDNRSFYKPKY; encoded by the coding sequence ATGAAGATTAGCCAAATGAAAAAGGATCAGCTATTTGATGGCTTTTACCTAATTAAATCTGCAGAAGTCAGAAAAACAAGAGCGGGGAAAGATTTTATTGCTTTTACCTTTCAAGACGATTCTGGCGAAATTTCAGGGAATCTCTGGGATGCTCAAACATATAATGTCGAAGAGTTTGTTGCTGGTAAAATTGTTTATATGAAAGGGCGTCGTGAAGTTTACAATGGCACCCCACAAGTCAATCAAATTTCTCTTCGCAAGACTCGCGAAGGTGAACCAAATGATCCCAAAGATTTCAAAGAAAAAGCACCCGTTAGTGCCAGTGAAGTCAAAGATTACTTGGAGCAAATGCTGTTCAAAATTGAAAATGCAACATGGCAACGGATTGTTCGTGCCTTATACCGTAAGTACGATAAAGAATTTTATACTTACCCAGCTGCAAAAACCAATCACCATGCATTTGAAGCCGGTTTAGCTTACCATACAGCGACAATGGTGCGACTAGCTGATAGTATCGGCGATATCTATCCTGACTTAAATAAGAGTCTTTTATTCGCAGGAATTATGCTTCATGACTTGGCAAAAGTAATTGAATTGACTGGTCCTGATCATACTGAGTATACAATTAGAGGTAATTTGATTGGACATATTTCACTTATAAATGAAGAAATTACAAAAGTCCTAGCCGACCTAAATATTGATGACACAAAAGAAGAAGTCATTGTTCTTCGTCACTTGATTTTAAGTCATCATGGTCAATTGGAATATGGTAGCCCAGTACGTCCGCGTATTTTAGAAGCAGAAATTTTGCATATGATTGATAATATTGATGCCAATATGATGATGATGACAACTGCTCTAAATCGTGTATCAGAGGGCGAAATGACCAATAAAATTTTTGCTATGGATAATCGCTCTTTTTACAAACCCAAATATTAA